A stretch of Roseibium porphyridii DNA encodes these proteins:
- the purL gene encoding phosphoribosylformylglycinamidine synthase subunit PurL produces MIPNDIKITPDLIASHGLKPDEYERILELIGREPSFTELGIFSAMWNEHCSYKSSKKWLKTLPTDGPRVLQGPGENAGVVDIGDGQAVVFKMESHNHPSYIEPYQGAATGVGGILRDVFTMGARPVAAMNALRFGEPDHPRTKHLVSGVVSGVGGYGNSFGVPTVGGEVEFHARYNGNCLVNAFAAGLARSDAIFLAKAEGVGLPVVYLGAKTGRDGVGGATMASAEFDDTIDEKRPTVQVGDPFTEKCLLEACLELMETGAVIAIQDMGAAGLTCSAVEMGASGDLGIELDLDKVPVREERMSAYEMMLSESQERMLMVLRPEKEHEAEAIFRKWGLDFAIVGITTDTLRFVVKHQGDVVADLPIKKLGDEAPEYDRPWIEPKKRPVLNASDIAEPEDYAKALTTLVGNANGSSRRWVYEQYDTLIQGNTAETPGGDAGVIRVEGSRKGLTFSVDVTPRYCEADPFEGGKQAVAEVWRNLTAVGSEPLAATDNLNFGNPEKPEIMGQFVGCIKGIGEACRELDFPIVSGNVSLYNETHGEAILPTPAIGGVGLLPDVTVRAGTAFAEEGDAILVVGGPGTHLGASQYLADVLGREEGAPPPVDLAAEKRRGTIVRQLIGAARLSGVHDISSGGLGVALAEMAIAGGLGANVRIDGPAHAALFGEDQGRYVLTVAPDKVEAVLEDIIDAGIEVQQIGKTGGDDLTVEGVLTISVANLKKAHEDWFPDYMATA; encoded by the coding sequence ATGATCCCGAACGACATCAAGATCACGCCCGACCTGATTGCTTCCCACGGCTTGAAACCGGATGAGTATGAGCGCATCCTGGAATTGATTGGCCGGGAACCGAGCTTCACAGAACTCGGCATCTTTTCCGCCATGTGGAACGAGCATTGCTCTTACAAATCCTCCAAGAAATGGCTGAAGACACTGCCGACGGATGGACCGCGCGTTCTTCAAGGTCCGGGAGAAAATGCCGGTGTCGTCGATATTGGCGACGGCCAGGCCGTGGTCTTCAAGATGGAAAGCCACAACCACCCGTCCTACATCGAACCTTATCAGGGGGCCGCGACAGGCGTCGGTGGTATCTTGCGGGACGTTTTCACCATGGGAGCGCGCCCTGTTGCAGCCATGAACGCCTTGCGTTTCGGTGAACCGGATCATCCGCGTACAAAGCACCTGGTGTCAGGTGTTGTCTCGGGCGTCGGCGGCTACGGCAACTCGTTCGGCGTTCCAACAGTTGGTGGCGAGGTCGAATTCCACGCCCGTTACAACGGCAATTGCCTGGTAAATGCTTTTGCTGCGGGTCTTGCCAGATCTGACGCGATTTTTCTCGCAAAGGCCGAAGGTGTCGGTCTTCCCGTCGTTTATCTTGGTGCCAAGACCGGCCGGGACGGCGTTGGCGGTGCAACAATGGCATCTGCTGAATTCGACGATACCATTGATGAAAAGCGCCCAACTGTTCAGGTCGGTGATCCTTTCACGGAAAAATGCCTGCTGGAAGCCTGTCTGGAGCTGATGGAGACAGGTGCCGTCATTGCCATTCAGGATATGGGTGCTGCTGGCTTGACCTGCTCCGCAGTTGAAATGGGCGCTAGTGGCGACCTTGGCATCGAACTTGACCTCGACAAGGTTCCCGTACGCGAAGAGCGCATGAGCGCCTACGAGATGATGCTGTCTGAGAGCCAGGAGCGCATGCTCATGGTACTGAGGCCCGAAAAGGAGCATGAAGCCGAAGCCATTTTCAGGAAATGGGGATTGGACTTTGCCATTGTCGGCATCACCACCGACACGCTCCGCTTCGTGGTCAAACATCAAGGTGACGTGGTGGCTGACCTGCCCATCAAGAAACTGGGCGATGAAGCGCCGGAATACGACCGCCCTTGGATCGAACCGAAGAAACGACCCGTTTTGAATGCGTCCGACATTGCAGAACCGGAAGACTATGCAAAAGCGCTGACCACTTTGGTCGGCAACGCCAACGGGTCTTCACGTCGCTGGGTCTATGAGCAATACGATACGCTGATCCAGGGCAACACGGCCGAAACGCCTGGTGGCGATGCCGGTGTCATTCGCGTTGAGGGATCACGCAAGGGTCTTACTTTCTCGGTCGATGTTACCCCACGCTATTGCGAAGCCGACCCCTTTGAAGGTGGTAAGCAGGCCGTCGCGGAGGTTTGGCGCAATCTGACTGCCGTCGGGTCCGAGCCGCTTGCCGCAACCGACAATCTCAATTTCGGCAACCCTGAAAAGCCTGAAATCATGGGGCAGTTCGTCGGCTGCATCAAAGGCATTGGCGAAGCATGCCGAGAACTGGATTTTCCCATCGTTTCCGGCAACGTCTCTCTCTATAACGAAACCCACGGCGAAGCGATATTGCCGACCCCTGCCATTGGCGGCGTCGGACTGTTGCCGGACGTCACCGTGCGCGCCGGTACAGCCTTTGCCGAGGAAGGTGATGCAATCCTTGTCGTAGGTGGGCCTGGCACTCATCTGGGTGCCTCACAATATCTTGCCGATGTTCTGGGCCGCGAAGAAGGAGCACCTCCTCCAGTTGACCTGGCTGCGGAAAAGCGGCGCGGAACGATTGTTCGTCAACTCATCGGTGCAGCTCGGCTATCCGGAGTTCATGATATTTCTTCCGGCGGCCTGGGTGTTGCCCTTGCAGAAATGGCAATTGCAGGTGGACTTGGCGCAAATGTCAGGATCGATGGCCCAGCCCATGCGGCCCTTTTCGGCGAAGATCAGGGACGCTATGTGCTGACGGTTGCACCAGACAAGGTCGAAGCTGTGCTTGAAGACATTATCGATGCCGGTATTGAGGTTCAGCAAATCGGGAAAACTGGTGGTGATGATTTGACTGTTGAGGGTGTTCTCACCATATCCGTTG
- a CDS encoding PLP-dependent aminotransferase family protein yields the protein MTNWHPQIPDGRGPLYIRLADKIADDIATGVLGAGAKLPPQRNLAYDLGVTVGTIGRAYATIRQRGLVSGEVGRGTFVLGSGPSEILVENTKPDLSADDGRPSSPAPSSQGASWVQSAMAAPIDTAFAGTRITVPAPETIRFDSTSAPEVGQADTIQRLTTGIAKDKPYEIASYTRSVPDSWRQAGCLWLARGGWQPPEGSIVPTTGAQAAIMAIIAATTAPGDQVVFEDLTYSSIARGSALSGRPSVQVARDDEGPIPDDLARVCAQKHPKVIFLMPTMHNPTTALMRDDRRQEIVAIARQFNLWIIEDEVYGSLREASQSPLAALAPERTFHVGSLSKSVTAGVRGGWVSSPLSHAQRIYTAHKMLTGGISFLLAELSSRLVLSGAADDFRKKVLAEIAARHALVHQYLGSYGLQGGADAPFFWLKLPEPWLSGTFKTAAAAAGVLIDDEDEFKSGRSGQVYHRARVGFTNPLTRKETEAGLSSLQNLLEDNGACYDSFE from the coding sequence ATGACAAATTGGCATCCTCAAATCCCAGATGGCCGTGGCCCTCTCTACATCCGCCTTGCAGACAAGATTGCAGACGACATTGCGACTGGTGTGCTGGGTGCCGGCGCTAAACTGCCGCCACAAAGAAACCTTGCCTATGATCTGGGCGTGACCGTTGGCACCATCGGTCGCGCATACGCGACAATACGGCAGCGAGGACTGGTTAGCGGAGAAGTCGGTCGAGGCACTTTTGTGCTCGGCAGTGGTCCTTCAGAGATCCTCGTGGAAAACACCAAACCCGATCTGTCTGCCGACGACGGGCGCCCAAGTTCTCCCGCACCGTCGTCGCAGGGTGCATCCTGGGTGCAATCTGCTATGGCAGCCCCAATCGATACAGCCTTCGCAGGAACGCGCATTACGGTTCCTGCACCTGAAACAATTCGCTTTGACAGCACGTCAGCACCGGAAGTCGGTCAGGCGGACACCATTCAGCGGCTGACCACCGGCATCGCCAAAGACAAGCCTTACGAAATTGCGAGCTATACACGCTCGGTGCCGGACAGTTGGCGTCAGGCAGGCTGCCTTTGGCTTGCCCGCGGCGGCTGGCAGCCCCCGGAAGGCAGCATTGTCCCGACGACAGGTGCACAAGCTGCAATCATGGCTATCATCGCGGCAACCACCGCCCCCGGTGACCAGGTGGTGTTTGAGGACCTGACCTACAGTTCCATCGCGCGCGGTTCCGCTCTGTCCGGTAGGCCGTCTGTTCAAGTTGCACGCGATGACGAAGGCCCTATCCCGGATGACCTCGCACGTGTGTGCGCTCAAAAGCATCCCAAAGTCATCTTCTTGATGCCAACGATGCACAATCCAACCACTGCACTGATGAGAGATGACCGGCGGCAGGAAATTGTCGCCATTGCCCGCCAGTTCAATCTCTGGATCATTGAGGATGAAGTCTACGGCTCATTGCGGGAAGCCTCGCAAAGCCCCCTCGCCGCTCTTGCGCCGGAGCGCACGTTCCATGTGGGCTCCTTGTCGAAATCTGTCACTGCAGGTGTCCGAGGCGGTTGGGTCTCCAGTCCACTCTCTCATGCCCAGCGGATCTACACAGCCCACAAGATGCTGACTGGCGGTATTTCCTTTCTGCTTGCAGAGTTGTCATCTCGTCTCGTCCTGTCCGGAGCCGCCGATGACTTCCGCAAGAAAGTCTTGGCCGAGATTGCTGCCCGCCACGCACTGGTGCATCAGTATCTTGGATCATATGGCCTTCAAGGAGGCGCTGATGCGCCGTTTTTCTGGCTCAAGCTGCCCGAACCCTGGCTCTCCGGAACCTTCAAGACAGCGGCAGCGGCCGCTGGTGTGCTGATCGACGATGAAGACGAGTTCAAGTCCGGTCGCTCAGGTCAGGTTTATCACCGCGCCAGGGTCGGTTTCACCAATCCTTTGACGCGCAAGGAAACGGAGGCCGGGCTCTCGTCGCTGCAGAACCTCCTTGAGGACAACGGTGCATGCTACGATAGCTTCGAGTAG
- a CDS encoding DUF1127 domain-containing protein produces MSSIETIYGRPIVWQSFGRGIAKAVKTRLSLWFESYRTRQQLQDLPDSALVDLGLSREAVRAEAGRPFWDSERFPR; encoded by the coding sequence ATGAGTTCAATAGAGACAATTTATGGACGACCAATCGTTTGGCAGTCGTTTGGAAGGGGAATTGCAAAGGCTGTGAAAACCAGATTGTCACTCTGGTTTGAAAGCTACCGGACGCGTCAGCAACTTCAAGATCTTCCAGATTCGGCGTTGGTGGATCTGGGCCTCAGCCGGGAAGCGGTCCGCGCGGAGGCTGGCAGGCCCTTTTGGGATAGCGAGCGTTTTCCACGCTAG
- a CDS encoding peroxiredoxin-like family protein, producing MLIPRQSVPELKVETLTSGHFDLAADGSEFATLVVFYRGLHCPICATYLKELGRLTPEFAQKGVKTIAISSDTEERAQQMADKVGTPDLRFGYGLSLSVANEWGLYISTSRGKTSIGIEEPALFSEPGVFLVKPDNTLYFASVQTMPFVRPHFQEMVGALDFVQKNDYPARGEYTGAV from the coding sequence ATGCTCATTCCACGCCAGTCCGTTCCGGAGTTGAAAGTAGAAACACTGACTTCCGGCCACTTCGATCTCGCGGCAGACGGTTCAGAATTCGCGACACTGGTCGTGTTCTATCGTGGCCTGCACTGCCCGATCTGCGCCACCTATTTGAAAGAGCTCGGCCGCCTGACGCCTGAATTCGCACAAAAGGGCGTCAAAACAATCGCCATTTCTTCTGACACCGAAGAGCGCGCGCAGCAGATGGCCGACAAGGTCGGCACACCAGATCTGCGGTTCGGCTACGGACTGTCGCTGTCCGTTGCCAATGAATGGGGACTTTATATCTCCACAAGCCGGGGCAAAACCTCAATTGGCATTGAAGAGCCCGCACTCTTCTCCGAGCCGGGCGTATTTCTTGTGAAGCCTGACAACACTCTCTATTTCGCATCGGTTCAGACGATGCCGTTCGTCAGACCGCATTTCCAGGAAATGGTCGGCGCACTCGACTTCGTACAAAAGAACGACTACCCGGCACGCGGTGAGTACACCGGCGCAGTCTGA
- a CDS encoding AraC family transcriptional regulator, which translates to MAVPYRTSFNGKLDRLSSLIDRLRVQVSNALVGGSEEQSANFKIFVSKDRSLRLVFSPLVENEPCEPAELTARAGETPLVAANIAISGVGKQLINALPDIISVPLSEEPYLTAVVMPLIEEATLPRCGGQAAFERLCEVVVIRLLRHAMEQGKADTGLLNGLAHPRIASALVAIHEAPGEGWTLEKLAETAGMSRTQFAVTFKELVGATPMGYLATWRLDIARAELEAGRQVKSVANMCGFASPAAFSRAFSRRFGYPPKQRRSQAA; encoded by the coding sequence ATGGCTGTTCCTTATCGCACTTCTTTCAATGGCAAGCTTGATCGGCTGTCTTCTTTGATCGACAGACTTCGGGTTCAGGTCAGCAATGCGCTTGTCGGTGGCTCCGAAGAGCAAAGCGCCAATTTCAAGATTTTTGTAAGCAAGGATCGCTCGTTGCGTCTTGTCTTCAGTCCATTGGTGGAAAATGAACCCTGTGAGCCTGCGGAACTGACTGCCCGTGCCGGCGAAACCCCTCTGGTGGCCGCGAATATTGCGATTTCAGGTGTTGGAAAGCAGCTGATCAACGCCCTGCCGGACATTATTTCCGTACCACTGAGCGAAGAGCCTTATCTGACGGCCGTGGTCATGCCGCTGATTGAGGAGGCAACTTTACCTCGCTGCGGGGGGCAAGCTGCGTTTGAGCGTCTGTGTGAAGTTGTGGTGATCAGGCTGCTGCGCCACGCAATGGAGCAGGGCAAAGCCGATACGGGTCTCTTGAACGGACTTGCACATCCGCGCATTGCCTCGGCGCTTGTGGCAATTCATGAAGCGCCAGGTGAAGGCTGGACGCTTGAAAAGCTGGCGGAAACCGCCGGAATGTCCAGGACGCAGTTCGCTGTCACCTTCAAGGAACTGGTGGGTGCCACACCAATGGGGTACCTGGCTACCTGGAGATTGGATATTGCCAGAGCGGAACTTGAAGCAGGGCGTCAGGTCAAGTCCGTTGCCAACATGTGCGGCTTTGCCAGCCCGGCTGCGTTTTCCAGGGCATTTTCCCGCCGGTTCGGCTATCCGCCCAAACAGCGTCGCAGTCAGGCGGCCTAA
- a CDS encoding DUF2164 domain-containing protein, whose amino-acid sequence MSDLELDNDTRSRLADLIRDYLNDELDTDIGNMDADQLVGFLVPTLGAHFYNQGLKDAQALFARKADDVTDELYAMEKPVKDRD is encoded by the coding sequence ATGAGCGATCTGGAACTGGACAATGACACCAGGTCGCGCCTTGCGGACCTGATAAGGGACTATCTCAACGACGAGCTCGACACGGATATAGGCAACATGGATGCCGATCAGCTGGTCGGCTTTCTTGTCCCGACGCTCGGCGCTCACTTCTACAATCAGGGCCTCAAAGATGCCCAAGCGCTCTTTGCCCGCAAGGCGGACGATGTGACCGATGAGCTTTATGCCATGGAAAAGCCCGTCAAGGACCGCGACTAA
- the purQ gene encoding phosphoribosylformylglycinamidine synthase subunit PurQ: MKSAVIVFPGSNRDRDMFHALELITGSRPQHVWHTESTLPDVDLVVVPGGFSYGDYLRSGAIAARSPILKDLVAKANSGVAVLGVCNGFQILTEAGLLPGALMRNAGLTFVCKDVLMETVNNATRFSSKFQKGQVWRCPVAHHDGNYFADEETLSAIEDNNQVVFRYAEGTNPNGSINNIAGITNAAGNVLGMMPHPENLVESLHGGLDGRLLFESLLTAA; this comes from the coding sequence ATGAAATCCGCCGTCATTGTTTTTCCGGGCTCCAACCGCGACCGCGACATGTTTCACGCGCTGGAGCTGATAACCGGTTCGCGTCCGCAGCATGTCTGGCACACCGAGAGCACGCTGCCAGATGTTGACCTCGTGGTCGTTCCCGGCGGCTTTTCTTATGGGGACTACTTGCGCTCCGGTGCAATCGCCGCCCGCTCCCCCATCCTGAAAGACCTGGTTGCCAAAGCCAACAGCGGCGTTGCCGTCCTTGGAGTGTGCAATGGGTTTCAGATCCTGACAGAGGCAGGTCTGCTGCCTGGCGCGTTGATGCGTAATGCTGGTCTCACCTTCGTCTGCAAGGACGTTTTGATGGAAACGGTCAACAACGCGACTCGCTTCTCGTCCAAGTTCCAGAAGGGACAGGTCTGGCGTTGCCCTGTCGCCCATCATGACGGCAACTATTTTGCTGACGAGGAAACACTGAGCGCAATTGAAGACAACAATCAGGTCGTCTTCCGATATGCCGAAGGAACAAACCCCAACGGATCGATCAACAACATTGCAGGCATTACCAATGCGGCCGGCAATGTGCTCGGAATGATGCCGCATCCCGAAAACCTGGTAGAGTCCTTGCACGGTGGGTTGGACGGGCGTCTGTTGTTCGAAAGTCTTCTGACAGCAGCCTGA
- a CDS encoding phosphoribosylformylglycinamidine synthase-associated small membrane protein, giving the protein MDEDTRKAVMFMAVKAAIFILVPALAAIIAVLVLL; this is encoded by the coding sequence ATGGATGAAGACACGCGCAAGGCCGTAATGTTCATGGCCGTAAAAGCTGCCATCTTCATCCTGGTGCCAGCTCTTGCTGCCATCATCGCCGTTCTTGTCCTGCTCTAG
- the purS gene encoding phosphoribosylformylglycinamidine synthase subunit PurS, whose amino-acid sequence MKARVIVTLKNGVLDPQGKAIEGALGGLGFDDVGSVRQGKVFDVELSGSDEDTAKAELEQMCEKLLANTVIENYAIEIA is encoded by the coding sequence ATGAAAGCACGCGTGATCGTCACCTTGAAAAACGGTGTTCTCGATCCTCAGGGAAAAGCTATCGAAGGTGCTCTTGGGGGCCTTGGATTTGACGACGTCGGCTCCGTGCGTCAAGGAAAGGTCTTTGACGTTGAGCTGAGCGGATCCGACGAGGACACTGCCAAGGCGGAGCTGGAACAAATGTGTGAAAAGCTTCTTGCCAACACCGTTATTGAGAACTACGCGATCGAGATCGCCTGA
- the purC gene encoding phosphoribosylaminoimidazolesuccinocarboxamide synthase, giving the protein MNRRRRIYEGKGKILYEGPEPGTLVQHFKDDATAFNNKKHEIVDGKGVLNNRISEFIFNHLNAIGIPTHFIRRMNMREQLIREVEIIPLEVVVRNVAAGSIAKRLGLEEGTQLPRSIIEFYYKNDELDDPMVAEEHVTAFGWATPQELDDMMALAIRVNDFLSGLFLGVGIRLVDFKIECGRLFEGDMMRIVVADEISPDSCRLWDIETNDKMDKDRFRRDLGGMLEAYQEVAKRLGIMLGNERPVGSGPTLVQ; this is encoded by the coding sequence ATGAACCGCCGCCGGCGCATTTATGAAGGAAAAGGCAAGATTCTCTATGAAGGTCCGGAACCGGGAACACTGGTTCAGCACTTCAAGGACGACGCCACGGCCTTCAACAACAAGAAACACGAGATTGTTGACGGCAAAGGCGTGCTCAACAACCGTATTTCCGAATTCATCTTCAATCATCTGAATGCCATTGGCATTCCGACACACTTCATTCGCCGCATGAACATGCGCGAGCAGTTGATCCGTGAAGTGGAAATCATTCCGCTGGAAGTGGTTGTTCGCAATGTAGCAGCCGGTTCGATCGCCAAGCGCCTTGGTCTTGAAGAAGGCACCCAACTGCCGCGGTCCATCATCGAATTCTACTACAAGAATGACGAGTTGGACGATCCGATGGTCGCCGAAGAGCATGTCACCGCATTTGGCTGGGCAACTCCACAGGAACTGGATGACATGATGGCGCTCGCCATCCGGGTCAACGACTTCCTGTCCGGTCTCTTCCTGGGGGTCGGCATTCGTCTTGTGGATTTCAAGATCGAATGCGGGCGGCTGTTCGAAGGTGACATGATGCGGATTGTTGTCGCGGACGAGATTTCTCCCGACAGCTGCCGTCTCTGGGATATCGAGACCAACGACAAGATGGACAAGGACCGCTTCCGCCGCGACCTGGGCGGAATGCTGGAAGCCTACCAGGAAGTCGCCAAGCGCCTCGGCATCATGCTTGGCAATGAACGCCCGGTCGGCTCCGGCCCAACGCTGGTTCAATAA
- a CDS encoding DUF1476 domain-containing protein has product MNTFDKREQGFESKFAHDEELRFKATARRNKLLGLWAAGLFGYEGEKAEEYAKEVVRADFDEPGDEDVFRKIRGDFDSNNVEQSDHQIRRTMDELMHKAIEQIQNEG; this is encoded by the coding sequence ATGAACACATTCGACAAGCGCGAGCAGGGTTTTGAAAGCAAGTTTGCGCATGACGAGGAGCTGCGGTTCAAAGCAACCGCCCGGCGCAACAAGTTGCTGGGTCTGTGGGCGGCAGGGCTCTTCGGGTACGAAGGCGAAAAAGCAGAGGAATACGCCAAGGAAGTTGTTCGTGCAGATTTTGACGAGCCGGGCGACGAAGACGTGTTCCGCAAAATCCGCGGTGATTTCGACAGCAACAATGTCGAACAGTCCGATCATCAGATTCGCCGCACCATGGACGAGTTGATGCATAAGGCAATTGAGCAGATCCAGAACGAAGGTTAA